The sequence below is a genomic window from Prinia subflava isolate CZ2003 ecotype Zambia chromosome 11, Cam_Psub_1.2, whole genome shotgun sequence.
CCCgtgggcagggatgtcccgCTGGCTGGGGCAGAAGGGCTCGGGCTGTGCTCTCTCCCGGCCCAGGGAGCTGCCCCGGGCACggctggcagctcctcctgcctgctcctcccgGGAGTTTGGTGGCTGGGTCCCCTTGGGGACATCCCGAGCCTCGGGGCACCGCTCTGCCCAAGAGCGTCCCCCTCCCGATGGCCCGAGGTGACAGGAGGGAGCTGGCTCGGGAATTCCGGCTGATCCCGGGGGTATCCCAGCTCCCGGCTCACTCACCCGGGATGTTTCCCGATTCTTCAACCGGGAGCTCACCCAGGCtcatccaggaattcctggggacagcccctggTGGCACCGCGGCTCCTTCTCCCGGCCCGAGCCTGCCCCGACATCCCCACAAATCCCCCGGCACCAGGAttccagctgccactgctgctgttctcGCAGGGCTCATCCATCTCCAGAGGCGAAATCAAAATTATTGTGAGGATTTTAGAGTCCAGAAGTCAGAATTAAAGCGCTGCAGCAGCTTGAGCAGTGTTGGCTGCAGAAACAGCAATGCCACAGCctaaataaaagggaaaaaaagggaattttgtgTCTCAGGATACGGGACAGCCCTGCTTTAAATAATGTGGATTTACTGCTAATGTAGCTGATACTTGTTTTACACAGAGAAGCATTTAATGATTATACTACAGACAAAAACCCTCACCAGCCTTTTGTCTCCCAAAGTAGGATTTTAGGCCTCTGGACAAAATTCCAAGTGAGAATGTTCTGCTGGAATTCAgccactgcagagcccagagctgctgccccttGTGCCCGATGTATTCATCAATGGCCTTGCTAAAACTCACAAAGATCTGCACAGTCAATAATGAGCTGAAGTTTCTTTTGTTCTTACAGTGCTGACTGCACAAGGCTTAGGGGAGCAGGTGGATAAATACGGATTTTCCTGAGGTAACTTAAAATTCCAGGGATCAGCTGTGGCCAGCTCTGGAGGATAATCTGGGTGCTCTGGAAAGCAAAACCCAGTGGGTGCTGCTGAAACCTTTCCTGAACCACAAACTGAGGTTTGAGGGCAATTCCTGAGGGAAAAATTCCCAGATGTGATGGattggagcagctcctgtgtctGCTCTGCTCAGTCCTGAGGAAGTTGGAATGTGGTGGTtcttaaggttccttccaacccaaaccagtctgggatgaCTCTGGGAATTATCTGAGCAATAGGGAACTAAAGCActttttttccaagcattttTAGTGGCCAGTTCTGCATTTTTTGAAGCCTGTGGAGTTGCATCCATGGACGCAGGCAGCCTCTCCATTTTCCATGCCCTGACACCGATCATCCGTAAATGTGAGGCAAAATTTAGGCAAATATCCCAAACATCCAATTCCACTGACCACAGGGAATGCTGCCCCTTCATCTCCTGTGTGATTTATTGGGAATTTGTTTGTTCCAGGATGCACACAAAGCATTGCAGCATTTTCACTCCTTTGAAATAACATCCAGACTGGGAATTTCACCTCAGAACCCACTTTTGCTCCCCACCCAGCAGCAACTTCCAAACATCTTTGCccaatttattattaatattattattattattattattattattattattattattattattattattaggcTTTTCAGGTCAGAAAACCCCACTGTTTTCCTATCAAAATCACAAATATTTGCAATTCTGATTTAATACAGCTGCACGACAAAAAAAGCCCCTCAGAATTTGGGAAACCTTTAGCCTGTGTTTTGCACTTTGTTTTTAGTACAATATTCTAGGCAGATGCAATAAAATTTGGGCCCCTCCCACTTCAAAGCCCAGATTATTTCATACTTTTAAGGTTTTTCACCTTTTGCCAGGCTGGTCACATGGAAAACTTCCCTAAGAATGGTTTGAGCAGAAACAGGAGCTCAGCGAGGAATTTTACAGGCTTTTAAGCAATAATAAAGTCAGGATCAAACACAAGCCAGATTTGGAGATGAGGTTTCTTCTGGAAAAGCAGGGGCAGGATGGATGTTGGATGTTTgtccagtgctgctggcactgtAAATGACAATTCATTTCAGGTGGCACAAAGAGATCACTGTGTGTCAGCCTAAGCCTTGGAACCTGTGAGCAGTGTCAGCCTTGGGggcacaaaaaccccaaattcctgcAGGTGACAGGAGAATTTGTGGCCATCCTCACCTCCCCAGGActcccatccctcccttcccacaggCACTCTCTGCTTTATCCATTTTCTGAAGGCAGCAGAGTCAtcattaccttttttttttttttataaagcaATACAAGCTGTGCTATGGTATCAGTGTTCTTGtggtaaataatttatttctaagcATTTCACAtggcaggcaggcagaaaggcagaGGAGTTTGGGGTTTAAGATGTGCAAACAATCCCAGAACAAGGCAGttctcccaggagctgctcagagaaCAATCAAATCCCAGCTCCTAAACCACGGCACTGCTGGAATTTCACCTGGATCCAGGAACACACGACCGTCATTCCCTCAGTTATGCAATACTGTatcctccaaaaaaaaaaaattaaaaaaaaaaggcctttattttttaaaagctttgacCTCACCATCAGAACACTGACATGTGAGATCCCTGTCTGGAGAGTGTTGTCCCCAAGACCTTTTCATCCCTAAAAGCCACAAGCCCATGCTCCAACCCCAGcgcagagccagccctgccctgcagcccggctggagccccagtcctgccctgcagcccggcTGGAGCCCCcgagagccccagccctgccctgcagcccggcTGGAGCCCCtgagagccccagccctgccctgcagcccggcTGGGGGCACtgagagccccagccctgccctgcagcccggcTGGAGCCCCtgagagccccagccctgccctgcagcccggcTGGGGGCACtgagagccccagccctgccctgcagcccggcTGGGGACCCtgagagccccagccctgccctgcagcccggcTGGGGGCACtgagagccccagccctgccctgcagcccggcTGGGGGCACtgagagccccagccctgccctgcagcccggcTGGAGCCCCtgagagccccagccctgccctgcagcccggcTGGGGGCACtgagagccccagccctgccctgcagcccggcTGGGGACCCtgagagccccagccctgccctgcagcccggcTGGGGGCACtgagagccccagccctgccctgcagcccggcTGGAGCCCCcgagagccccagccctgccctgcagcccggcTGGAGCCCCcgagagccccagccctgccctgcagcccggcTGGAGCCCCcgagagccccagccctgccctgcagcccggcTGGGGGCACtgagagccccagccctgccctgcagcccggctggagccccagccctgccctgcagcccggcTGGAGCCCCtgagagccccagccctgccctgcagcccggcTGGAGCCCCTgagagccccagctctgccctgcaggggtGGCAGCCCCTGGGCGTTGTCTCTGAGAgacagaggggctgtggggctgtgccagcccggGGAGAAGCCCTGGGAGCGCGGCCAGGACGGCTCCGGAGTCTCTCCCCCGTGTCGTGGATGTGTCCAGGTGAATTCTGTTCATGCAGTTGCAGACTCTGTATCGTTGTCCATTAGAAGTGTAAACTACTGAAAACTGGGCCTTGCTGGTATGAATAAAGTGATTAAAACCCGGTCTTTACACACAGGGTAGAGTTGGTTTTCTTTAAAGTATCAACGGgggaatttcttccttttcccattttaaaattgcaacaaaaaaaacccatttagCAACAAGAGGTAAATCACAACAGGAATGATTCTTCATCTTCCCCACAGGGTTCCAAAACTCCTGGGAtgcatcacacacacacacaggggtgAGGGAATTGATGAGCCCAATATTTTTGGGGTGTCCAAATTGCTCGTGAGCTCCACGTGATCTCTCTGGGAACACCAGCAGAGACACCAAGGCCACTGCAGTCAGTGTGGACACACAAAGTGCACCCCATTCCCTGCACTTCTCACCAGCTCCTGCAGATCCCACAGGATCCCCAGGCTGTTGTGGAAGCCTTGTGGAGGTGACACATTTAAATACCAAGGTGTGACACTCTCTGGAGGGTTCCACAGGAAAAATAGGTTAGGTTGAGTTGGGTTAAATTTCATGCTGGGCAGAGAACAAATAATGGAGAGTGgcaacaaaacaataaaaacaatccaggcaggaatttgggaagcatcctcagagctgctttctTGGCATGAATATTTTTCCTCGTTGGCATTTTGTACATTCCAGAAGATTCCCGGGGGAAATCCCAGGGTTATTCCGAGCACgtggaaaggcagcaggggcagaTGGGACAGAGCATTCCAGGATACCCTCTGGGTGTGGGATGCACACATGGAAAAGTCCTTTGTGAAACCTGTTTTTACTGGAATGCCCTAGAGCACCCAGGGTCATCTCCAGAGGCCACTCTTACACCAAACTGAGGTTTCTCAAAATCAAAGGCAAGGTTTTGAAGTGTCAGATGACAAATCCTGCCAAAACTGCACCAGCTCACTTGATGTAAGGCCATGAACTGCAATCAGCTGTCTGTACTTACAGACATCAAAGTCGATTTTATCGATAAGGAATTGTTCTGCATCCTCTGGAATGGTGACGTTGACTTTGAGTATATTTAAGCAAATCCCCACATAAGCATCCTCAAATTTCAGCGGTCTGACGTGGCCCATCAGCTCGTAGGTCCTCAGGGCCAGTTTTCCATCCAGAATGTATCCCAGCCCGCTGCAGTAGGGAGGAAACACCTTGAAGGGATATTCCTCGTAGGAGATGAATCTTTTTCTGTCCAAGCCCCTGTAGGCGAAGTTATTGATGAGGGGATAGCCAGTGAAAAGGTTCTCTGAGgagttcagctgcagcaggaacttcACCAGGTTGGGAGTGTTGATGAAGACATCGGCGTCGGCCTTCATGAAGAACCTGGCGTTGGAGCAGAACTCGGAGAACCACTGGAAGGCCATGATGGTCTTGAGGGTGAGGTTGTCGTAGGTGTCCATGAAATCCTGGCGGATGATGTCCCCGTAGAGAACGCTCTCATCCTCCACCGACAGCGCCGCCGCCGTGTCCTCCCTGTGCGCGTCCCgccccagcaggaacagggtCAGGATGCGCTGGCCCCACCAGGAATCCCGGGAGCCCCAGGTGATCCTGATGGCCTGCCTGGCCTGCACGTCCCTGGGCCTGGAAGCCACCAGGATGACCAGGAAGGGGCGGGTGTGGGCGCAGGCGGCGCGCTCGCGCAGCGTGAACGGGCGCTGCTGCCGGAACACAGGCTCGTACTCGTAGAAGTAGAGCAGGTTCACGTTGTCCAGGCCGGCGTTGGAGGAGAGGGTGATGTACCACATGCTGACCACGGAGAACACCAGCAGCAACAGGAAGAGCCATTTCAAGGGTCTCACGTACAAGGCGCTGACCGGACCCGGTGTCATGGCCGGGACCTGCTGGTGCCCCTCAGAATCTGTTCCACCAATCCTGGAGCATCATCCTtgctgaaaaagaaaggggaaaggggcgTTCAGGGTGTTGCTGGTCAAACATTgccttttccctgtgctggctggagtGCCAGCTGGAATTGTGCCGAGGTCTCAGCCAATCCAAGCATTCCCGATGCAGCTGTCCCGCCCCTCATgccagggatggcagcaggacACGGAGCCACTGCCCAGCAGGGTCTGCAGGGTCTGCAGGGTTTGCAGAGCAGGGTCTGCAGGGTCTGCAGGGTTTGCAGGGTCTGCAGGGTTTGCAGAGCAGGGTCTGCAGGGTCTGCAGGGTTTGCAGGGTCTGCAGGGTCTGCAGGGTCTGCGGGGTCTGCAGGGTCTGCAGGGTCTGCAGGGTCTGCAGGGTCTGCAGGGTTTGCAGGGTTTGCGGGGTCTGCAGGGTCTGCAGGGTCTGCAGGGTCTGCAGGGTTTGCAGAGCAGGGTCTGCAGGGTCTGCAGGGTTTGCAGGGTCTGCAGGGTCTGCAGGGTTTGCAGGGTTTGCAGGGTCTGCAGGGTCTGCAGGGTTTGCAGGGTTTGCAGAGCAGGGTTGGCACTGACAGCTCGTGGCTTCCACCCTGGCAATGCCCCCTGCACGGAGCTGATCCCACCCAGgaccctgccccagggctctgaCTCACCTCAAGGACAGGACACCGTGCACAAAGCACAAAACCCAACGAAGGCTCCAGGAAATGGGGGCTCAGAGGCCTCAGAATTTTGGTGTTTCTGAGAAAGACAGGAAGTGTGACTGATTTGCATGAGCTGGAGCACATGGGACAAGGAAGCAGAAGTGCGagcaaatatttcattttcattcaagGCTCGAGCAGCTGCAAGTTctcagagggaaaagggaaggtgaAACTCAACTTCCTTAAATCAAGCGATGTGCTGAAGCCACTTTTGACCAAAATCATGACCATTTTTACCATTAGCCAGGTAAATTTTGGATGTGAGGCACACAAATCCACAGCAGGTCCTTCCAAACCCCTCTGGAATCCGTGCTGAAGCCACTGTTCCAATGTGAGGATAAGAAATTCCAGTGGATAAATCCTCACAAAACTCAGTTTAAAACCAGACCCCCAGGCCTCCAGTGTTTGCTTTCACTGTATTTCCTTAAAATCTCTATCATATCTTTTAGACATCTTTAAGGCAAAAGAATTCCAGTGCCTAACTGTGGGAATTCCAAATGGTTTCTGATGTTTGCAGTAATAATATTTATCCTGCACGAGCACACACAAAGACCTAGTCAGGATGATTGAAGGTTTGATTTCACAGCACAATTAATTACTcctcatctttaaaaatatcaccaCAGGGCTcataaatgttttatatttgaCAAATAAATCCAACCCCCAGAATAGCACTCTGGAATCCAGGGGAATTTGATTTTCCAGAGCCCACCTGCCTCATGTTTCTGTGTAGGATCTGATTTAAATTAATCATCCTTTAAAGGAAGCATTTGGAGAACATTTCACCAACAATGGCCTTAAAATGGATTCAAGCAATTTTATATAAAGCATTTAAATAGAATTTTGAACCGATTCCTCTCAAAATCACTAATTAACTAATAGGAATCTTCTCTTTTTATGCATCAACCTGACTTTCAGTGGACAGTAGGAAAATAGGTACTGGAAGGAAATAACCTGAGTTATGTATCAGTGCTTATTATTTGATTTTAGATCAGTAACATTTATTTTGATGATCGACTTTAAAGCGTATCAGTGAAAACTGATCAGTTTGATCAGTTCTTGACTGTCTAATGGAAAAAACATTATAAATGCTTTGATTCTTTAGAGGAAGAAAAGCCTGATTTCATGACACTGTGAACAGTAACATTGGAGACAAATCCGGATCTGCTACATAAGGAGAAATCTGGCAAAATAAACATCGATTCAGGCCCTTCAGGAAATCCCAGCCACACAGGGAAACAAATCCCCACCTTCTCCTATTTGAAGTGCTTAAAGCAAAGTGAGGAAGTTGAGGCAGCGAGGTCTGAGCGTTTCTGCTCAGTCACGGTGCaggtgctgcttttccagctcctcctccactTCCAGACTTTCTGCCGGCAGTTTTTCCCTTCCAGTTGTggacagcagctccttccagggcATGACTTTCATTTTTGTCCAAGCTGAGACTGTGCCAACAGATAAAACTGGTgaactttgaaataaatgggAGGCAATGCAAGGCTCAGAATGCTCCCCAGGGGTTTAGATCCATCTCCCACACAGGTTGGGGGCTGTGGAGTGTGGAAAGGGTGGGAAATTCTCATATGCATTAAAGATTACTAATTATAATAACCAGTAGTCCAAGATAATGATTCTAAAATATCATAATAATAGGTGTATaggaaaataaatcctttgTAAGGCTACCAGTGGAAGTAATTtggaaatatattatttaaagcTGGCTTTGAGGGCGGCTAGGAcaggtcctggagcagcctcctctgagagaggtgtccctgcacatgaGATAATATTTAATGTCCTTCCAAAGGACAATATTTAAcatccttccagcccaaaccgGCCCCTGATTCGGCGTTTTCCATCTTAAAACCAATCGAAACTAGAGGCGATTCTGCAACATCCTGGGCTGCGATGCTGTAACACAACAAAACTTTaaggtttttatttaaaggacCTCTACCAGCGACTcgctctccctggagcctgccaagccatccctgctccctgccaggcgCCTTTCCCAGCGCGGGGGTGAACTGGGAGGTCCCAGGCGAGCAGGAAGGGACAGATGGCTGCGAGGGGATTGTGCCTCCCTCTGCCCAAGCCGGGGACCCGCTCCGGGCCATTTCTCGTGGTTCTGTTCGGATCCCGCAGCGCTCGGGGCTGGCTCGCAGCGCGCTCCCCCCGCACCATCTCCCTCCCTGGGGTGCCCCAGGGCCACGTCCGCGCTCTCCATTCCCCGTGCCCATCCCCATCGCATTCCCCGTCCCCGTTACCGTGTCCAGGGCCGGCCGCAGCGGGAAGGAGCCGCCTCCCTTCCGCCTCTCGGAGCACCCGCGGCGAGCGGGCCCCGCTCCTCCGCCCTCCCGGCGGCCGCTCCGGGGCTCCCCTCCGGCAGCGGGCAGAGCAAAGGCCGGGCACAGCCCGCGGAacctcctccccttcctgcccGGCCGCTGCCAGTGCCCCCAGAGAGCGCTCGCTGCCGGATTAGTGCATCCATCACACCTCGGGGCTTAATCCAGCGCAGGAATACCGTGGTGCACAGCTTGGCAGCGTGCGGGGTTTGGGGTGAGCTGCTCGGTGTACGAGGGGGTCAcggtgcagagctggggctcgGATCGGTCGGTGCTGAATGAGCTCTGCCGGGCTCTGGTTCTGCAGAAAGGCTGAGCTGAAAGGCGAACTGGA
It includes:
- the B3GALNT1 gene encoding UDP-GalNAc:beta-1,3-N-acetylgalactosaminyltransferase 1; translation: MTPGPVSALYVRPLKWLFLLLLVFSVVSMWYITLSSNAGLDNVNLLYFYEYEPVFRQQRPFTLRERAACAHTRPFLVILVASRPRDVQARQAIRITWGSRDSWWGQRILTLFLLGRDAHREDTAAALSVEDESVLYGDIIRQDFMDTYDNLTLKTIMAFQWFSEFCSNARFFMKADADVFINTPNLVKFLLQLNSSENLFTGYPLINNFAYRGLDRKRFISYEEYPFKVFPPYCSGLGYILDGKLALRTYELMGHVRPLKFEDAYVGICLNILKVNVTIPEDAEQFLIDKIDFDVCKYRQLIAVHGLTSSELVQFWQDLSSDTSKPCL